The Sesamum indicum cultivar Zhongzhi No. 13 linkage group LG1, S_indicum_v1.0, whole genome shotgun sequence genome includes a window with the following:
- the LOC105157462 gene encoding abscisic acid 8'-hydroxylase 1-like isoform X2, translating to MELIIFFFLALAASLVLLSSLFLLKFLSFAKPKLPLPPGTMGWPYIGETFQLYSQNPNTFFSSKVKKYGSIFKTHILGCPCVMTSSPEAAKLVLVSKAHLFKPTFPASKERMLGKQAIFFHQGDYHAKLRKLVLRAFMPESIKNIVSDIESLAVGSLESWEGKLITTFQEMKTYAFNVALLSIFGKDEVLYREDLKRCYYILEKGYNSMPINLPGTLFNKAMKARKELAQILAKILSLRRQMKKNQTDLLGSFMGDVEGLTDEQIADNIIGVIFAARDTTASVLTWILKYLAENPTVLKAVTEEQESIMKSKVEEGLKWEDTKKMPITTRVIQETLRVASVLSFTFREAVEDVEFNGYLIPKGWKVLPLFRNIHHSPDNFPDPEKFDPSRLLQSPIHSCHSGTGRIHVQGMSWRSWRSWFFYTI from the exons ATGGAactcatcatcttcttctttcttgcaCTTGCTGCCTCCTTAGTACTACTTTCCTCACTCTTCCTCCTTAAATTCCTGTCCTTCGCCAAACCCAAACTCCCACTTCCACCAGGCACCATGGGCTGGCCTTATATTGGTGAAACCTTCCAACTCTACTCCCAAAACCCAAACACTTTCTTCTCCTCCAAAGTCAAGAA GTATGGTTCCATATTCAAGACTCACATATTGGGATGCCCTTGCGTCATGACTTCCAGCCCTGAGGCTGCTAAGCTTGTCCTCGTCTCCAAAGCTCATCTCTTCAAGCCCACATTCCCTGCTAGCAAAGAGAGAATGTTGGGCAAACAAGCCATCTTCTTCCACCAAGGCGACTACCATGCCAAGCTCAGGAAGCTTGTTCTTCGCGCCTTCATGCCCGAATCCATCAAGAACATCGTTTCCGACATCGAATCGTTGGCTGTTGGCTCCCTGGAATCATGGGAGGGAAAATTGATCACCACTTTCCAAGAAATGAAAACG TACGCGTTCAATGTGGCATTACTGTCTATATTCGGGAAGGACGAGGTATTGTACAGGGAAGATCTCAAGAGGTGTTATTACATTCTCGAAAAGGGGTACAACTCGATGCCAATAAACCTGCCCGGAACGCTCTTCAACAAAGCCATGAAAGCCAGGAAAGAACTAGCACAGATCTTAGCTAAAATTCTGTCACTCAGACGACAGATGAAGAAGAACCAAACCGACTTGCTCGGGTCATTCATGGGGGATGTCGAAGGCCTAACTGACGAACAAATCGCAGACAACATCATCGGCGTCATATTCGCGGCCCGCGACACCACAGCTAGTGTACTGACATGGATTCTCAAGTACCTCGCCGAAAATCCAACCGTCCTCAAAGCCGTCACG GAAGAACAGGAGAGTATAATGAAGTCGAAAGTAGAGGAGGGGCTGAAGTGGGAAGACACCAAGAAAATGCCTATTACAACAAGGGTTATTCAAGAAACTCTGAGAGTTGCTTCTGTTCTTTCTTTTACATTCAGGGAAGCTGTTGAGGATGTCGAGTTTAACG GGTATCTCATTCCAAAAGGATGGAAAGTATTGCCTCTTTTCAGAAACATTCACCACAGCCCAGATAATTTCCCTGACCCTGAGAAGTTTGATCCTTCAAG GTTGCTCCAAAGCCCAATACATTCATGCCATTCGGGAACGGGACGCATTCATGTCCAGGGAATGAGTTGGCGAAGCTGGAGATCCTGGTTCTTTTACACCATCTGA
- the LOC105157462 gene encoding abscisic acid 8'-hydroxylase 1-like isoform X1, protein MELIIFFFLALAASLVLLSSLFLLKFLSFAKPKLPLPPGTMGWPYIGETFQLYSQNPNTFFSSKVKKYGSIFKTHILGCPCVMTSSPEAAKLVLVSKAHLFKPTFPASKERMLGKQAIFFHQGDYHAKLRKLVLRAFMPESIKNIVSDIESLAVGSLESWEGKLITTFQEMKTYAFNVALLSIFGKDEVLYREDLKRCYYILEKGYNSMPINLPGTLFNKAMKARKELAQILAKILSLRRQMKKNQTDLLGSFMGDVEGLTDEQIADNIIGVIFAARDTTASVLTWILKYLAENPTVLKAVTEEQESIMKSKVEEGLKWEDTKKMPITTRVIQETLRVASVLSFTFREAVEDVEFNGYLIPKGWKVLPLFRNIHHSPDNFPDPEKFDPSRFEVAPKPNTFMPFGNGTHSCPGNELAKLEILVLLHHLTTKYRWSVMGPQNGIQYAPFALPQNGLPINLSLKR, encoded by the exons ATGGAactcatcatcttcttctttcttgcaCTTGCTGCCTCCTTAGTACTACTTTCCTCACTCTTCCTCCTTAAATTCCTGTCCTTCGCCAAACCCAAACTCCCACTTCCACCAGGCACCATGGGCTGGCCTTATATTGGTGAAACCTTCCAACTCTACTCCCAAAACCCAAACACTTTCTTCTCCTCCAAAGTCAAGAA GTATGGTTCCATATTCAAGACTCACATATTGGGATGCCCTTGCGTCATGACTTCCAGCCCTGAGGCTGCTAAGCTTGTCCTCGTCTCCAAAGCTCATCTCTTCAAGCCCACATTCCCTGCTAGCAAAGAGAGAATGTTGGGCAAACAAGCCATCTTCTTCCACCAAGGCGACTACCATGCCAAGCTCAGGAAGCTTGTTCTTCGCGCCTTCATGCCCGAATCCATCAAGAACATCGTTTCCGACATCGAATCGTTGGCTGTTGGCTCCCTGGAATCATGGGAGGGAAAATTGATCACCACTTTCCAAGAAATGAAAACG TACGCGTTCAATGTGGCATTACTGTCTATATTCGGGAAGGACGAGGTATTGTACAGGGAAGATCTCAAGAGGTGTTATTACATTCTCGAAAAGGGGTACAACTCGATGCCAATAAACCTGCCCGGAACGCTCTTCAACAAAGCCATGAAAGCCAGGAAAGAACTAGCACAGATCTTAGCTAAAATTCTGTCACTCAGACGACAGATGAAGAAGAACCAAACCGACTTGCTCGGGTCATTCATGGGGGATGTCGAAGGCCTAACTGACGAACAAATCGCAGACAACATCATCGGCGTCATATTCGCGGCCCGCGACACCACAGCTAGTGTACTGACATGGATTCTCAAGTACCTCGCCGAAAATCCAACCGTCCTCAAAGCCGTCACG GAAGAACAGGAGAGTATAATGAAGTCGAAAGTAGAGGAGGGGCTGAAGTGGGAAGACACCAAGAAAATGCCTATTACAACAAGGGTTATTCAAGAAACTCTGAGAGTTGCTTCTGTTCTTTCTTTTACATTCAGGGAAGCTGTTGAGGATGTCGAGTTTAACG GGTATCTCATTCCAAAAGGATGGAAAGTATTGCCTCTTTTCAGAAACATTCACCACAGCCCAGATAATTTCCCTGACCCTGAGAAGTTTGATCCTTCAAGGTTTGAG GTTGCTCCAAAGCCCAATACATTCATGCCATTCGGGAACGGGACGCATTCATGTCCAGGGAATGAGTTGGCGAAGCTGGAGATCCTGGTTCTTTTACACCATCTGACCACAAAGTACAG GTGGTCTGTGATGGGTCCACAAAATGGTATTCAGTACGCACCCTTTGCTCTTCCACAGAACGGCCTGCCCATCAATCTCTCCCtcaaaagatag